GTAAATCCAGAATTATTAACTGGGGATATTGAAATCAAAGTCACAGAATTAGAATTAATAAATTCATCTGAGGTAACTCCATTTGAAATCAAAAATAATTTGGAGTCAAGCGAAGACACAAGAATGACCTACCGTTATCTAGATTTAAGAAGAGAAGAATTACAAAAGAACTTTATTCTTAGAAGCAAGATAAATAAAATAATAAGAAATTATTATCATGATAATAATTTTATAGAGGTGGAAACTCCTATTTTTGGAAAATCAACCCCAGAAGGAGCTAGAGACTTTTTAGTGCCTAGTAGAATTAATCATCACAAGTTTTACGCACTGCCTCAATCTCCTCAACTTTACAAACAACTATTGATGATTTCTGGCTTTGACCGTTATTTTCAAATTGCTAAATGTTTTAGGGACGAAGATTTAAGAATAGATCGTCAGCCTGAATTTACACAATTGGATATGGAAATGAGCTTTGCTAACCCAATAGATATTCAAGAAAATATCGAGGGCTTACTAGCAAAAATTTTATGAGATACTAAAAAAATAAAACTAAAAACACCACTACCAAGAATCACTTATAGAGAAGCTATTGAAAAATATGGAATTGACAAACCGGACCTAAGATTTGGTCTTGAAATTCAAAACTTTACCAATATTTTTTCTAAGACATCAATTCCTTTACTTCAAAATCTAACTAAAAATGAAGTTATAAGAGGTGTTAAAGTTGACTGTTTAATTGGAAAAAAAGAACTTGAGCAGCTAACCCAAACAGCTCACCAAAATAAACTTAATAATTTACCATTTTTAAAATTCACTAATGGAGAATGAAGTGGTAGTTTAGCTAAAAATTTAAGCGATGAAGAGAAAAAATCTTTAATAAGTGATTTTAAAATTAAAGGTGATTGTACTTTGCTAATTGCTAGAGGTGAATATGAACTTGTTAGTCAAGCATTTGGAGCGATTAGAAACCATGTTGCCAAAATTTATGAGTTGTTTGATAAAGACGCAATAAACTTACTTTGAGTAATTGACTTCCCGTTATTTGAATTTTCAGAAGAAGAAAATCGTTTTGTAGCAGCACACCATCCATTTACCCAACCAAAAGAAGAGTCTTTAAAAGATTTTGATATAAATAAAAAAGATGCACTTGCAGCAGCTTATGATATTGTTATGAATGGATTTGAAATTGGTGGGGGAAGTCAA
This Spiroplasma endosymbiont of Panorpa germanica DNA region includes the following protein-coding sequences:
- the aspS gene encoding aspartate--tRNA ligase, with the translated sequence MKRTHNCGELTKKNLGQKVVLQGWVKKNRKLGALIFIDLRDRYGITQLIIEESAFNMASSLKTESVIQVSGEVIARKSVNPELLTGDIEIKVTELELINSSEVTPFEIKNNLESSEDTRMTYRYLDLRREELQKNFILRSKINKIIRNYYHDNNFIEVETPIFGKSTPEGARDFLVPSRINHHKFYALPQSPQLYKQLLMISGFDRYFQIAKCFRDEDLRIDRQPEFTQLDMEMSFANPIDIQENIEGLLAKILWDTKKIKLKTPLPRITYREAIEKYGIDKPDLRFGLEIQNFTNIFSKTSIPLLQNLTKNEVIRGVKVDCLIGKKELEQLTQTAHQNKLNNLPFLKFTNGEWSGSLAKNLSDEEKKSLISDFKIKGDCTLLIARGEYELVSQAFGAIRNHVAKIYELFDKDAINLLWVIDFPLFEFSEEENRFVAAHHPFTQPKEESLKDFDINKKDALAAAYDIVMNGFEIGGGSQRITNEDIQKRMFKAIEMSPESVEQNFGWFINAYKFGAPYHSGCALGIDRILMILAQTTSIRDVIAFPKNSNGIDPMTNAPDMVSQTQLDDLKLKLSK